Proteins from one Telopea speciosissima isolate NSW1024214 ecotype Mountain lineage chromosome 1, Tspe_v1, whole genome shotgun sequence genomic window:
- the LOC122667036 gene encoding ATP synthase delta chain, chloroplastic-like, with product MAALQQSAIAFQAKSPPATRASGKVLAPKTVRLSFSGSISSLRIPKLATKLTGKTRTRGGGGGGAGTKMADSASASYATALADVAKSNGTLEATSADLENIEKIFSEPLVYNYFVNPTVGEEKKREIVDDIVKTSSLQPHVANFLNILVDMKRIELIKEIVKEFEIVYNKITDTELAVVTSVVKLESQHLAQIAKGVQRLTGAKNVRIKTELDPSLIAGFTIRYGSSGSKLIDMSVKKQLADITTQLDFSDISIPV from the coding sequence ATGGCGGCTCTACAACAATCCGCAATCGCCTTTCAAGCCAAATCCCCACCTGCAACACGAGCCTCCGGTAAGGTTCTAGCCCCTAAAACCGTCCGATTATCGTTTTCCGGCAGCATCTCATCCCTCAGGATCCCAAAACTTGCCACGAAACTGACCGGCAAAACCAGAACTCGAGGCGGAGGTGGGGGCGGTGCCGGCACAAAGATGGCGGATTCCGCGTCTGCAAGCTACGCCACCGCCCTTGCGGATGTCGCGAAATCAAACGGAACCTTGGAAGCAACCAGCGCAGACCTCGAGAATATCGAGAAGATCTTCAGCGAACCTCTGGTGTACAACTACTTCGTTAACCCGACTGTCGGCGAGGAAAAGAAACGGGAGATTGTCGACGATATTGTGAAGACGTCAAGCCTGCAACCACACGTGGCGAATTTCTTGAACATTCTGGTGGACATGAAGCGGATCGAGCTGATCAAGGAAATAGTGAAGGAATTTGAGATAGTGTACAACAAGATTACTGATACGGAGCTGGCGGTGGTGACTTCGGTGGTGAAGTTGGAGTCGCAGCACTTGGCACAAATTGCAAAGGGGGTACAGAGGCTAACGGGAGCGAAGAACGTAAGGATCAAGACCGAGCTCGATCCCTCGCTCATTGCAGGGTTCACCATCAGATATGGAAGTTCAGGATCTAAGCTAATCGACATGAGTGTGAAGAAACAGCTCGCAGATATCACTACTCAGCTCGATTTCAGCGACATCTCCATCCCTGTTTAG
- the LOC122640564 gene encoding IST1-like protein, producing the protein MSMLDSFFNKGFKGAKCKTLLKLTIPRIKLLRNRRGIQIKQMRKDIAKLLENGQEATARIRVEHIIREENMMAAQEIVELFCELITVRLPIIETQRECPLDLKEAISSVCFAAPRCADLPELQQVQMLFASKYGKEFVAAATELMPECGVNRQLIELLSIRAPSAETKLKLLREIAEEHEIDWDPSASETEFFKPHEDLLNGPTQFISGSKLPLPEEKHDDSLHSAPAQACDEHSDPDTGFDLLDLPGVPKVSLRPSEDTVLTPEVVPPPFPSVPDFEIDLRPSADAGLTPEVVPVPFPSAPDLDIDHGIKRYSGSNENHMKGSHSEPDEVAREPLAASPCEAANLASGARGDKQFLPFIAPPSLAAASFPASGDKPVPLSRTKTEANVDLQDVLAAAHAAADSAERAASAARSAASLAHVRITELMKKSNDQEHREEVIQTGDADDSDRSASMNVPQFEHQQSFGDANGYSSYLQDPLPDHRPEWGSEMENPTSFDIPKDSSEQPLSSGQVLEHGRTHQPQRLPSMEDDPYFSYPNLFTSQESNHESGSNSQSRHEH; encoded by the exons ATGTCGATGCTTGATTCTTTCTTCAACAAGGGATTTAAGGGAGCTAAATg TAAAACCCTTCTGAAGCTCACTATTCCGCGCATAAAATTGTTGCGAAATAGAAGAGGGATTCAGATAAAACAGATGCGCAAGGATATCGCTAAGCTCCTTGAGAATGGGCAGGAAGCCACGGCTCGTATACGG gtGGAACACATTATTCGAGAAGAGAATATGATGGCTGCACAGGAGATTGTTGAGCTTTTTTGTGAACTTATCACCGTCAGGCTTCCCATTATTGAGACACAGAG GGAGTGTCCTCTAGATCTGAAAGAAGCAATTTCCAGTGTCTGTTTTGCTGCACCAAGATGTGCAGACTTGCCAGAATTGCAGCAGGTTCAAATGTTATTTGCTTCCAAATATGGAAAGGAATTTGTCGCAGCTGCAACAGAACTCATGCCAGAATGTGGGGTTAATCGACAG CTAATTGAACTGCTTTCTATTCGTGCCCCTTCTGCTGAAACAAAACTGAAGTTGCTGAGGGAAATCGCTGAGGAGCATGAGATAGATTGGGATCCATCTGCTTCTGAAACTGAGTTCTTCAAGCCGCATGAAGATCTGCTG AACGGCCCAACCCAGTTTATAAGTGGATCTAAACTGCCTCTCCCCGAAGAGAAACATGATGATTCACTGCACTCAGCCCCTGCTCAAGCATGTGATGAACATTCTGATCCTGACACTGGTTTCGATCTATTAGATCTTCCTGGGGTTCCTAAAGTATCATTACGACCAAGTGAAGATACTGTATTAACCCCAGAAGTGGTCCCACCACCCTTTCCATCTGTACCAGATTTTGAGATTGATTTGCGACCAAGTGCAGATGCAGGATTAACCCCAGAAGTGGTTCCAGTACCCTTTCCGTCTGCACCAGATTTAGATATTGATCATGGAATTAAGAGATACTCTGGATCCAATGAAAATCACATGAAGGGATCACATTCAGAACCTGACGAAGTTGCACGAGAACCTTTGGCTGCTTCCCCATGTGAAGCAGCTAATCTTGCATCTGGTGCAAGGGGAGACAAACAATTCCTCCCATTCATTGCTCCTCCATCGTTAGCTGCTGCTTCATTTCCTGCAAGTGGGGATAAGCCAGTTCCCTTGTCAAGAACCAAAACTGAAGCCAATGTGGACTTGCAGGATGTCCTGGCTGCAGCACATGCAGCTGCAGATAGCGCTGAACGTGCAGCATCAGCAGCTCGTTCAGCCGCAAGTCTTGCACATGTTAGAATCACCGAACTCATGAAGAAAAGCAATGACCAGGAGCACAGAGAAGAAGTTATCCAGACAGGCGACGCAGATGATTCTGATCGATCTGCCAGCATGAATGTGCCTCAGTTTGAACATCAGCAGTCTTTTGGTGATGCCAATGGCTATTCCTCATATCTACAGGACCCACTTCCAGACCATAGACCTGAATGGGGATCTGAGATGGAAAATCCCACATCATTTGACATACCCAAAGACAGCTCTGAACAACCTCTTTCCAGTGGCCAAGTTCTTGAACATGGAAGGACTCACCAGCCTCAGCGTTTACCTTCAATGGAGGATGATCCATATTTTTCCTACCCCAACTTATTTACTTCTCAGGAGTCGAACCATGAATCTGGTAGTAATTCCCAGTCGAGGCATGAACATTGA